Proteins co-encoded in one Sulfurimonas sp. HSL1-2 genomic window:
- the leuS gene encoding leucine--tRNA ligase produces MQYNPSEIETKWQAFWDAERSFEPSDDLTKPKKYVLSMFPYPSGRIHMGHVRNYTIGDAFARYYRQQGLNVLHPIGWDSFGMPAENAAIKHGVHPKKWTYENIDYMRKELATLGLSFSKEREFATSDPLYTKFEQGFIIDLFEKGLLYRKKAFLNWCPHDLTVLANEQVVDGCCWRCDTPIVKKEMHQYYLRITDYADELIDDLKQLEKGWPKQVLSMQENWIGRSSGLEFTLHLEEHSKKLLRDRFNGFDVYTTRPDTIYGVSYTALAPEHELVTYMIENGLLDPEVAAAITVMKNSSSIDRQKEKHGVALGINVVHPLTGAMVPVWVANFVLMDYGSGAVMAVPAHDERDYDFATKYGLPVTPVIAHPDEGVVEGKAMTEPGMLFNSGDFSEMMSDAAKEAIIARFENDGIGKRVTNYRLKDWGISRQRYWGAPIPLIHCPACGIVPEKKENLPVELPDDVEITGEGNPLEHHPTWKQCSCPKCGGAAERETDTMDTFIQSSWYFLRYTAGRATWEKEAFDKEELAYWMNVDHYIGGIEHAILHLLYSRFFTKALRDLGYVDVKEPFERLLTQGMVLKDGAKMSKSKGNTVDPDALIEKYGADTARLFILFAAPPTQELEWNDSAVEGAYRFLRRFHDRSEKAAATDTLPAIDHAALSKEEKAARKKVYEALVRANDVFGERYTFNTMIAGVMEAMNALNEQENAAVWTEAYWVLTSLMEPIVPHVCWEISDRLFGRKNLGAQVVKEEVFALDTITLGVSVNGKNRGQIDVAPDASKEAMIEAAKAIIPQWLEGKTVVKEIVVPNKLVNIVVK; encoded by the coding sequence TTGCAATACAACCCGTCCGAAATCGAAACCAAGTGGCAGGCGTTCTGGGATGCCGAGCGCAGCTTTGAACCCTCCGATGATCTCACGAAGCCGAAAAAGTATGTCCTGAGCATGTTCCCCTACCCGTCGGGGCGTATCCACATGGGCCACGTGCGCAACTACACCATCGGCGACGCCTTCGCGCGCTACTACCGCCAGCAGGGCCTGAACGTCCTGCACCCCATCGGATGGGACAGCTTCGGGATGCCGGCGGAGAACGCGGCGATCAAGCACGGGGTGCACCCGAAAAAGTGGACCTACGAGAACATCGACTACATGCGCAAAGAGCTCGCCACCCTGGGGCTCTCCTTCTCCAAGGAGCGCGAGTTCGCCACTTCCGACCCGCTCTATACGAAGTTCGAGCAGGGCTTCATCATCGACCTCTTCGAGAAGGGGCTGCTCTACCGCAAGAAAGCCTTCCTCAACTGGTGTCCGCACGACCTCACGGTCCTGGCCAACGAGCAGGTCGTCGACGGCTGCTGCTGGCGCTGCGACACCCCCATCGTCAAGAAAGAGATGCACCAGTACTACCTGCGCATCACCGACTACGCCGACGAGCTGATCGACGACCTTAAACAGCTGGAAAAGGGGTGGCCGAAGCAGGTCCTCTCCATGCAGGAGAACTGGATCGGCCGCAGCAGCGGGCTCGAGTTCACCCTGCACCTCGAGGAGCACTCCAAGAAACTGCTGCGCGACCGGTTCAACGGATTCGACGTCTACACGACGCGCCCGGACACGATCTACGGCGTCAGCTACACGGCCCTCGCGCCGGAGCATGAACTGGTCACCTACATGATCGAGAACGGCCTGCTCGACCCGGAAGTCGCCGCCGCGATCACGGTCATGAAGAACAGCAGCTCCATCGACCGCCAGAAAGAGAAGCACGGTGTCGCGCTGGGCATCAATGTCGTCCACCCGCTCACGGGAGCGATGGTGCCGGTCTGGGTCGCGAACTTCGTCCTGATGGATTACGGCTCCGGCGCGGTCATGGCCGTCCCGGCGCACGACGAGCGCGACTACGACTTCGCGACGAAGTACGGCCTGCCGGTCACGCCGGTCATCGCCCACCCCGACGAGGGGGTCGTCGAAGGCAAGGCGATGACGGAACCGGGCATGCTCTTCAACTCCGGCGACTTCAGCGAGATGATGAGCGACGCGGCGAAAGAGGCGATCATCGCCCGTTTCGAAAACGACGGCATCGGCAAGCGCGTGACGAACTACCGCCTCAAGGACTGGGGCATCAGCCGCCAGCGCTACTGGGGCGCCCCGATCCCGCTCATCCACTGCCCGGCCTGCGGGATCGTCCCGGAGAAAAAAGAGAACCTGCCGGTCGAACTCCCCGACGACGTCGAGATCACCGGCGAGGGGAACCCTCTGGAGCACCACCCCACGTGGAAACAGTGCAGCTGTCCCAAATGCGGCGGCGCGGCCGAGCGCGAAACGGACACGATGGACACCTTTATCCAGTCGTCGTGGTACTTCCTGCGCTACACGGCGGGACGCGCTACCTGGGAAAAAGAGGCCTTCGACAAGGAGGAGCTCGCCTACTGGATGAACGTCGACCATTACATCGGCGGGATCGAGCACGCCATTTTGCACCTGCTCTACAGCCGCTTCTTCACCAAAGCGCTGCGCGACCTCGGCTACGTCGACGTCAAGGAGCCCTTCGAGCGGCTGCTGACCCAGGGGATGGTCCTCAAAGACGGCGCGAAGATGAGCAAGTCCAAGGGCAACACCGTCGACCCTGATGCCCTGATCGAGAAGTACGGCGCCGACACGGCCCGCCTCTTCATCCTCTTCGCCGCACCGCCGACCCAGGAGCTGGAGTGGAACGACAGCGCCGTCGAGGGGGCCTACCGCTTCCTGCGCCGTTTCCACGACCGCAGCGAAAAAGCTGCGGCGACGGATACCCTGCCGGCAATCGACCACGCCGCTCTCTCCAAAGAGGAGAAGGCCGCGCGCAAGAAGGTCTATGAAGCGCTGGTGCGCGCCAACGACGTCTTCGGCGAACGCTACACCTTCAACACGATGATCGCCGGGGTCATGGAGGCGATGAACGCCCTGAACGAGCAGGAGAACGCAGCGGTCTGGACGGAAGCGTACTGGGTTCTCACCTCATTGATGGAGCCCATCGTGCCGCACGTCTGCTGGGAGATCAGCGACCGCCTTTTCGGCCGCAAAAACCTGGGCGCACAGGTCGTCAAAGAAGAGGTCTTCGCCCTCGATACGATCACGCTCGGCGTCTCCGTCAACGGCAAGAACCGCGGCCAGATCGACGTGGCGCCGGATGCGTCCAAAGAGGCGATGATCGAAGCCGCCAAGGCGATCATCCCGCAGTGGCTCGAGGGCAAGACGGTCGTCAAAGAGATCGTCGTGCCGAACAAGCTCGTCAACATCGTCGTCAAGTAA
- a CDS encoding bifunctional folylpolyglutamate synthase/dihydrofolate synthase, which translates to MSPRSRARGPLLKYADFLDAKPLYYDKIDLERMPRAWEQVKSRVTLPKIIHLVGTNGKGTTGRFLASALLHAGYSVGHYTSPHILRFNERLWLNGSDATDEQLQSAFEKVLGWLDTETAGALSYFEFTTLMAAALYEPCDYVVMEAGLGGEFDATAVFPKTLTLVTPIDLDHQAFLGDTIESIAATKLRAMGPTVILGLQPHEVVYRVAEAIAAERGATLLRCERLLDQDAIMALQQTAGRLELPEYLRDNLLLAAAAMHVLGVPFDAQSFSAPLFGRLSRIAPNVWLDVGHNVLAARAIARELGAQKVVLVYNSYGDKDYASILAALRDNIERVELIEVQSERAAARDALVGALEALDIPYRSFEGVQAQKMYLVFGSFSVAEAFIKMTGLK; encoded by the coding sequence TTGTCGCCCAGGTCGCGGGCGAGGGGGCCTCTGCTGAAGTACGCTGACTTCCTCGACGCGAAACCGCTCTACTACGACAAGATCGACCTGGAGCGGATGCCGCGGGCCTGGGAACAGGTCAAATCCCGTGTCACGCTGCCGAAGATCATCCACCTCGTCGGCACCAACGGCAAGGGGACGACGGGGCGCTTCCTCGCCTCGGCCCTCCTGCATGCCGGTTACAGCGTCGGCCACTACACCTCCCCCCACATCCTGCGCTTCAATGAACGCCTCTGGCTGAACGGCAGCGATGCTACTGACGAACAGCTGCAAAGTGCCTTCGAGAAGGTGCTGGGGTGGCTGGATACGGAGACAGCCGGGGCGCTGAGCTACTTCGAGTTCACGACCCTGATGGCCGCGGCGCTCTATGAGCCCTGCGACTACGTCGTCATGGAAGCGGGCCTCGGCGGCGAGTTCGACGCGACCGCCGTCTTCCCCAAAACGCTCACCCTCGTCACCCCCATCGACCTCGACCACCAGGCCTTCCTGGGCGACACCATCGAATCAATCGCCGCGACGAAACTGCGGGCGATGGGGCCGACGGTGATCCTGGGACTGCAGCCCCACGAGGTCGTCTACCGCGTTGCAGAAGCGATCGCCGCGGAGCGGGGCGCGACCCTGCTGCGCTGTGAACGGCTGTTAGACCAAGATGCTATAATGGCGCTTCAACAGACGGCCGGGCGTCTGGAGCTGCCGGAGTACCTCCGCGACAATCTCCTGCTCGCCGCCGCCGCGATGCACGTGCTCGGCGTCCCCTTCGACGCACAGAGCTTCAGCGCGCCGCTCTTCGGCCGCCTCTCGCGGATCGCCCCGAACGTCTGGCTCGACGTGGGCCACAACGTCCTCGCCGCCCGTGCCATCGCACGCGAGCTCGGGGCGCAGAAGGTCGTCCTCGTCTACAACAGCTACGGCGACAAGGACTACGCATCCATCCTCGCCGCGCTCCGCGATAACATCGAGCGCGTCGAGCTGATCGAGGTGCAGAGCGAACGTGCCGCCGCCCGCGATGCGCTCGTCGGGGCGCTCGAAGCGCTGGATATCCCCTACCGTTCTTTCGAAGGGGTGCAGGCACAGAAAATGTACCTGGTCTTCGGCTCGTTCAGCGTGGCGGAGGCCTTTATAAAAATGACGGGATTGAAATGA
- a CDS encoding DEAD/DEAH box helicase, translating into MQAKLYAYLKKGGLPDVLICEDAAEAQQLRDLCRFKEIDAVVLPDFRATWLDDLRPFSEELSQMAEALRHYYEADKKPLVIAPFKSLLFPLPKTHLLRTKQIAFGDRLDLGALKTELLHWGYSFVDLVEVEGEVSFRGDIIDVFAPGTESPYRISLFDDEIEQIKAFEVETQRTVGEELEGFELHSAPYAFDEAGYERIVAAVEASTSDSFVKDIDSLGFWYLGDDAENFLEGKKVAAVKRLDAMIGEAYTLNTPQVPQGVFESVAVLPEDDRVKALAVTDVKTLLEVHPNKKVTIIASSDAQLKQAGLFDTRGLTVKRSGEIVNLITDTELIISLNKPVRKKRRRKSSLLLDDLKPGDYVVHEDHGVGIFEAIEQAEILGSVRDFIAIRYQGDERVLLPVENLDAIDRYIAGAGAPPVLDRLGKGSFGRLKETVRKRLFEIASEIVNTAAQRALISAPVIETDAKKLAAFQAEAGFEYTEDQARSIAEIIAEIGSGLVMDRLLSGDVGFGKTEVAMNAMFAAAQAGYQSAVIVPTTLLSSQHFASLKARFAEYDFRIAKIDRFVTPKVKKAVEAGLAEGTIDMVVGTHALFGTKFAKLGLVVIDEEHKFGVKQKEKLKTLYEKTHLLTMSATPIPRSLNQALSSIKTLSTLMTPPGERQGVRTFVKAYDEKLVKEVILRELRRGGQVFYVYNSIDHMPIKLGELKAILPDLRILMLHSQVGAVETEKELLKFQDGEYDLMLATSIIESGIHMPRVNTMIIDGADRFGIADLHQLRGRVGRGHTEGYAYFIVEDKELITEEAKKRLIALESNSFLGSGSVLAYHDLEIRGGGNLVGDAQSGHIKNIGYSLYLRMLEDAIKELSNKKETPKAKVDLKLAVSAYISDELVAEDRLRLELYRRLSLCETPTEVYEIEEEVTERFGRPDGPTKQFFELMVIKLMGLEKHIKMLSSYGQNITVEYLSGAKEYVTADSKDDDDIIKAVLHYLRTAKPKVL; encoded by the coding sequence ATGCAGGCCAAGCTCTACGCCTACCTGAAAAAGGGTGGCCTCCCCGACGTTCTCATCTGTGAAGACGCCGCCGAAGCGCAGCAGCTCCGCGACCTCTGCCGCTTCAAGGAGATCGACGCGGTTGTCCTCCCCGATTTCCGCGCGACCTGGCTTGATGACCTGCGCCCCTTCAGCGAAGAGCTGAGCCAGATGGCCGAGGCGCTGCGGCACTACTACGAGGCAGACAAGAAGCCCCTCGTCATCGCGCCGTTCAAGAGCCTGCTCTTCCCGCTGCCCAAAACGCACCTGCTGCGCACGAAGCAGATCGCCTTCGGCGACCGCCTCGACCTAGGAGCCCTCAAGACGGAGCTGCTGCACTGGGGCTACAGCTTTGTCGACCTCGTGGAGGTGGAGGGGGAGGTCTCCTTCCGCGGCGACATCATCGACGTCTTCGCCCCCGGTACGGAAAGCCCCTACCGCATCTCCCTCTTCGACGACGAGATCGAGCAGATCAAGGCCTTCGAGGTGGAGACCCAGCGCACCGTCGGCGAGGAGCTGGAGGGCTTCGAGCTGCACAGCGCCCCCTACGCCTTTGACGAGGCCGGGTACGAGCGCATCGTCGCCGCCGTCGAAGCCTCGACGAGCGACAGCTTCGTCAAGGACATCGACTCCCTGGGCTTCTGGTACCTGGGCGACGACGCCGAGAACTTCCTCGAGGGCAAAAAGGTCGCCGCCGTCAAACGCCTCGACGCGATGATAGGCGAGGCCTACACCCTCAACACCCCGCAGGTGCCGCAGGGCGTTTTCGAATCCGTCGCGGTGCTCCCCGAAGACGACCGGGTCAAGGCCCTCGCGGTCACCGACGTCAAAACCCTGCTGGAGGTCCACCCGAACAAGAAGGTGACCATCATCGCCAGCAGCGACGCGCAGCTGAAGCAGGCGGGCCTCTTTGACACGCGGGGGCTCACCGTCAAACGCTCCGGCGAGATCGTCAACCTCATAACCGACACCGAGCTCATCATCTCGCTGAACAAACCGGTGCGCAAAAAGCGCCGCCGCAAGAGCAGCCTGCTCCTCGACGACCTCAAGCCCGGCGACTACGTCGTCCACGAGGATCACGGGGTCGGGATCTTCGAGGCCATCGAGCAGGCGGAGATCCTGGGCTCGGTGCGCGACTTCATTGCCATCCGCTACCAGGGCGACGAGCGGGTCCTGCTGCCGGTGGAGAACCTCGACGCCATCGACCGCTACATCGCGGGCGCCGGGGCGCCGCCGGTGCTCGACCGCCTGGGCAAGGGGAGCTTCGGACGCCTCAAGGAGACCGTGCGCAAACGCCTCTTCGAGATCGCCTCGGAGATCGTCAACACGGCCGCCCAGCGTGCGCTCATCAGCGCCCCCGTCATCGAGACCGATGCCAAAAAACTGGCGGCGTTCCAGGCGGAGGCGGGCTTCGAGTACACCGAGGACCAGGCGCGCTCCATCGCCGAGATCATCGCCGAGATCGGCAGCGGCCTCGTCATGGACCGGCTCCTCAGCGGGGACGTCGGCTTCGGCAAGACCGAGGTGGCGATGAACGCGATGTTCGCCGCGGCACAGGCGGGGTACCAGTCGGCCGTCATCGTGCCGACGACCCTGCTGAGCTCCCAGCACTTCGCCTCGCTCAAGGCGCGCTTCGCCGAGTATGACTTCCGCATCGCCAAGATCGACCGCTTCGTCACGCCGAAGGTGAAGAAGGCCGTCGAGGCGGGGCTGGCCGAGGGGACCATCGACATGGTCGTCGGCACCCACGCGCTCTTCGGCACGAAGTTCGCCAAGCTGGGCCTCGTCGTCATCGACGAAGAGCACAAGTTCGGGGTGAAGCAGAAAGAGAAGCTGAAAACCCTCTACGAGAAGACGCACCTGCTCACCATGAGCGCCACGCCGATCCCGCGCAGCCTCAACCAGGCACTCTCTTCCATCAAGACCCTCAGTACCCTCATGACCCCTCCGGGTGAACGGCAGGGGGTAAGGACCTTCGTCAAGGCCTACGACGAAAAGCTCGTCAAAGAGGTCATTTTGCGCGAGCTGCGCCGGGGTGGGCAGGTCTTTTACGTCTACAACTCCATCGACCACATGCCGATCAAGCTGGGCGAGCTCAAGGCCATCCTCCCGGACCTGCGCATTTTGATGCTCCACTCGCAGGTGGGCGCCGTCGAGACGGAGAAAGAGCTGCTCAAGTTCCAGGACGGCGAGTACGACCTCATGCTCGCGACTTCCATCATCGAGTCGGGCATCCACATGCCGCGGGTCAACACGATGATCATCGACGGGGCGGACCGCTTCGGCATCGCCGACCTGCACCAGCTCCGCGGCCGCGTCGGCCGGGGCCATACGGAGGGGTATGCCTACTTCATCGTCGAGGACAAGGAGCTTATTACCGAGGAGGCGAAGAAGCGCCTCATCGCCCTGGAGTCGAACTCCTTCCTCGGCAGCGGTTCCGTGCTGGCCTACCATGACCTCGAAATCCGGGGCGGGGGGAACCTCGTGGGCGACGCGCAGAGCGGCCACATCAAGAACATCGGCTACTCTCTCTACCTGCGGATGCTCGAGGACGCCATCAAGGAGCTGAGCAACAAGAAAGAGACGCCCAAGGCGAAGGTGGACCTCAAGCTCGCCGTCAGTGCCTACATCAGCGACGAGCTCGTCGCCGAGGACCGCCTGCGCCTGGAGCTCTACCGCCGCCTCAGCCTCTGCGAGACCCCGACGGAGGTCTACGAGATCGAGGAGGAGGTCACGGAGCGCTTCGGACGCCCGGACGGCCCGACGAAGCAGTTTTTCGAGCTGATGGTCATCAAACTGATGGGGCTGGAGAAGCACATCAAGATGCTCAGCTCCTACGGCCAGAACATCACGGTAGAGTACCTGAGCGGCGCTAAAGAGTACGTCACCGCCGACAGCAAAGACGACGACGACATCATCAAGGCGGTCCTGCACTACCTGCGCACGGCGAAACCGAAGGTGCTGTAA
- a CDS encoding protein adenylyltransferase SelO family protein, with product MKATFDNPTAVKSLDDLAALADYSLMDTLTPDPEATADGVDHAPRQVFSGHYVPVNPTPIETPVYIAHSETFFRELGFSDSLATSEEFMRMFTGDSSQLPEPLRRRGWATGYALSIYGTEYYEQCPFRTGNGYGDGRAVSILEAVINGQRWEMQLKGGGRTPYCRGADGRAVLRSSIREFLAQEHMHALGVKTSRSLSLYTSQTETVARPWFNNGSYSRNPEVMLEEAVAITTRVAPSFIRVGQVELFGRRARKNEHPKALEELEQIVLHLIDREYKDVIDAALPLRDKVLLLATAFRDRLTTLVAEWIRVGYCQGNFNSDNTAAGGFTLDYGPFGFIEMFDPRYQPWTGGGDHFSFLNQPQAAETNFAMFCSALKPLLTSDEKAVNELDMLTLRFARAMQGKMIPMWASKLGLHQLDAALFNELVTLMIETGVDYTIFFRELSSVPEDIAPLTKSFYGDGVKDAALLERWSEWLEKWKGVVQATNPDDINAASPESREKLSRWMKSVNPKYTLREWFLVPAYQQAADGDYTLIKELQAVMTDPYAEQSEAVAAKYYSKKPTEFFEIAGISHVTCSS from the coding sequence ATGAAAGCAACATTTGACAACCCTACAGCGGTAAAGAGCCTTGACGATCTCGCAGCGCTGGCGGATTATTCGCTCATGGACACGTTGACCCCCGACCCCGAAGCGACGGCGGACGGCGTTGACCACGCGCCGCGGCAGGTCTTCAGCGGGCATTATGTGCCTGTGAACCCTACGCCCATAGAAACCCCCGTGTACATCGCGCACAGCGAGACTTTTTTTCGCGAACTGGGCTTTAGCGACTCATTGGCGACCTCGGAGGAGTTTATGCGGATGTTTACAGGCGACAGTTCGCAGCTCCCGGAGCCGCTGCGCCGCCGGGGCTGGGCGACTGGGTACGCGCTTTCCATCTACGGGACCGAGTACTATGAGCAGTGCCCCTTCCGTACGGGCAACGGCTACGGCGACGGCCGCGCGGTCTCCATCCTCGAAGCGGTCATCAACGGGCAGCGCTGGGAGATGCAGCTCAAAGGCGGCGGCAGGACACCCTACTGCCGGGGTGCCGACGGCCGCGCCGTGCTGCGTTCGAGCATCCGCGAGTTTCTGGCGCAGGAGCACATGCACGCCCTGGGCGTAAAAACGTCGCGCTCGCTGAGCCTCTACACCTCCCAGACGGAGACGGTTGCAAGGCCGTGGTTCAACAACGGCTCCTACTCGCGAAACCCCGAAGTCATGCTCGAGGAGGCCGTGGCCATCACGACGCGGGTCGCCCCCTCTTTTATCCGGGTGGGCCAGGTCGAGCTTTTCGGCCGGCGTGCGCGCAAGAACGAGCACCCCAAGGCGTTGGAGGAGCTCGAGCAGATCGTCCTGCACCTCATCGACCGCGAATACAAAGATGTGATCGATGCCGCGCTGCCCCTCCGGGACAAGGTGCTCCTGCTGGCAACGGCGTTCCGCGACCGTCTCACCACGCTGGTGGCAGAGTGGATACGCGTGGGGTACTGCCAGGGCAACTTCAACAGCGACAACACTGCCGCCGGCGGCTTCACCCTCGATTACGGCCCCTTCGGATTCATCGAAATGTTCGACCCGCGCTACCAGCCGTGGACGGGCGGAGGAGACCACTTCTCCTTCCTCAACCAGCCCCAGGCGGCGGAGACGAACTTTGCCATGTTCTGCAGCGCGCTGAAGCCGCTGCTGACGTCTGATGAAAAGGCCGTGAACGAGCTGGACATGCTGACTTTAAGATTTGCAAGAGCGATGCAGGGGAAAATGATACCCATGTGGGCGTCAAAGCTGGGACTGCATCAGCTGGATGCGGCACTGTTCAACGAACTGGTGACGCTGATGATCGAGACCGGGGTGGATTACACCATCTTCTTCCGCGAACTCTCATCCGTGCCCGAAGATATCGCCCCGCTGACGAAGAGCTTTTACGGTGACGGGGTCAAAGATGCCGCGCTGCTGGAGCGCTGGAGCGAATGGCTGGAAAAATGGAAGGGTGTCGTACAGGCGACCAACCCCGACGACATCAACGCCGCGTCGCCGGAATCCCGCGAAAAGCTCTCACGCTGGATGAAATCCGTCAACCCCAAGTACACCTTGAGGGAGTGGTTCCTCGTCCCGGCCTACCAGCAGGCCGCCGACGGGGACTATACGCTCATCAAGGAGCTGCAGGCCGTCATGACCGACCCCTACGCCGAGCAGTCCGAAGCAGTAGCGGCAAAGTACTACAGCAAAAAGCCCACGGAGTTCTTCGAGATCGCCGGTATCTCCCACGTCACCTGTTCCTCTTAA
- a CDS encoding SIR2 family protein, with amino-acid sequence MEQLFEAYKQNNIILFVGAGVSMGLGLPSWGDLINEIAKQLDYDPEIYSTFGDNYALAEYYTIKQGGLGKLRSWMDRNWHSDAIKIEDSDIHKIIVNANFPLIYTTNYDRWLENAFEKYGKPYHKIIGVSDLTTTNDQTTQIVKFHGDFDDDNSIVLDETSYFKRLDFETPLDIKLRSDVLGKTVLFIGYGLSDINIRLLFFKLSQLWKENAQGRVQPTSYVFSSKPNPIQEDILKQWGITMISSEIDDPGAALIEFMTKLTSQ; translated from the coding sequence ATGGAACAATTATTCGAAGCATACAAACAAAACAATATCATTCTCTTTGTTGGTGCTGGTGTTTCCATGGGCTTAGGCTTACCTTCATGGGGTGACTTGATCAACGAAATTGCTAAACAATTGGATTATGACCCCGAAATATATTCAACTTTTGGTGACAATTATGCGTTAGCCGAATACTATACAATCAAACAAGGTGGCTTGGGAAAACTTAGAAGTTGGATGGATAGGAATTGGCACTCAGATGCTATAAAAATTGAAGATTCAGATATTCACAAAATTATTGTAAATGCTAATTTTCCACTGATTTATACAACAAATTACGATAGATGGCTAGAAAATGCATTTGAAAAATATGGCAAGCCTTATCACAAAATAATTGGTGTTAGTGACCTAACAACAACAAATGATCAAACAACTCAAATTGTAAAGTTTCATGGTGATTTTGATGATGATAATTCAATAGTTTTGGATGAAACAAGTTATTTCAAACGTTTGGATTTTGAAACACCTCTAGATATAAAGCTAAGGTCAGACGTACTTGGGAAAACTGTCTTATTCATTGGATATGGGCTGTCAGATATAAATATTCGATTATTATTCTTCAAGCTTTCTCAATTATGGAAAGAGAATGCCCAAGGCAGGGTGCAACCAACATCATATGTTTTTTCCTCTAAACCAAATCCTATTCAGGAAGACATATTAAAACAATGGGGAATTACAATGATCTCATCAGAAATAGATGATCCTGGTGCCGCCTTAATCGAATTTATGACGAAGCTTACTAGTCAATAG
- a CDS encoding non-canonical purine NTP pyrophosphatase: MKIRFVTNNLNKLAEVKKMIDAAEIVATELKIEEIQTDNVKKLVKDKLLKAFKKVGRPVFVEHTGLYLDSLNSFPGGLTQIFWDKLEADRFSKLLGTLDTTTAIARTTIGYCDGKKIHYFDGEIIGNISPEPKGERRFQWDCVFIPDGEEQTFAELGDKKNEISMRKIAFDKFNKYLKEGN; this comes from the coding sequence ATGAAAATCAGATTTGTCACTAATAACCTGAATAAACTTGCAGAAGTTAAAAAAATGATAGATGCAGCAGAAATAGTTGCAACAGAATTGAAAATTGAGGAAATACAAACTGATAATGTGAAAAAACTTGTTAAAGACAAACTACTAAAAGCATTTAAAAAGGTGGGAAGACCTGTATTTGTTGAACACACAGGACTTTATCTCGACAGCTTAAATAGTTTTCCTGGAGGACTGACGCAAATTTTCTGGGATAAATTAGAAGCTGATAGGTTTTCAAAATTATTAGGAACTTTAGATACTACAACTGCTATTGCTAGAACAACCATAGGCTATTGCGACGGTAAAAAGATACATTATTTTGATGGTGAAATAATTGGTAATATCTCTCCTGAGCCAAAAGGAGAAAGACGCTTCCAATGGGATTGCGTTTTTATACCTGATGGTGAAGAACAGACTTTTGCAGAACTAGGCGATAAAAAGAATGAGATTTCTATGAGAAAAATAGCGTTTGACAAATTCAATAAGTACCTGAAGGAAGGCAACTAA